A stretch of Fimbriimonadaceae bacterium DNA encodes these proteins:
- a CDS encoding arabinose ABC transporter substrate-binding protein has protein sequence MIVVAAGCGGGEKNAQGVAEAPKDKVKIGFIVKKPDEPWFQLEWKFAGEAAQADGFELITIGATDGDKVLPAIENVAAQGAQGLVICTPDVKLGPAIVARCAQRNLKLLTVDDQLVGPDGKFLDVPHVGISAHKIGNNLGQALLDEMKKRGWKPEETGMIAVTFEELDTARERTDGAIETVVAGGFPESHVFKAPERGQDIADSRTAATPVLTQHPEFKNWLIASMNDAGAMGAVRATESFNIPAERVIGIGINGDLALADLKKPTPNGLYGSILLQAKRHGYDTSHMMFKWITEGTAPPKITYTDGILITRENFKQVLADQGLPE, from the coding sequence GATCGGATTCATCGTCAAGAAGCCCGACGAGCCGTGGTTCCAGCTCGAGTGGAAGTTCGCGGGCGAGGCGGCCCAGGCCGACGGGTTCGAACTGATCACCATCGGCGCGACCGACGGCGACAAGGTCCTCCCCGCGATCGAGAACGTTGCCGCTCAAGGGGCGCAGGGTCTGGTGATCTGCACGCCGGACGTCAAGCTCGGCCCCGCGATCGTCGCGCGGTGCGCGCAGCGAAACCTCAAGCTGCTGACGGTGGACGACCAACTGGTCGGGCCTGACGGCAAGTTTCTCGACGTCCCCCACGTGGGCATCAGTGCGCACAAGATCGGCAACAACCTGGGTCAAGCGCTGCTGGACGAGATGAAGAAGCGGGGTTGGAAGCCCGAAGAGACCGGGATGATCGCCGTGACCTTCGAAGAGCTGGACACCGCGCGCGAACGCACCGATGGCGCCATCGAGACGGTGGTCGCCGGTGGTTTCCCGGAAAGCCACGTCTTCAAGGCGCCCGAGCGCGGACAGGACATCGCCGACAGCCGCACCGCCGCCACGCCCGTCCTCACCCAACACCCCGAGTTCAAGAACTGGCTGATCGCCTCGATGAACGACGCCGGAGCGATGGGCGCCGTACGCGCCACGGAGTCGTTCAACATCCCCGCGGAGCGCGTCATCGGCATCGGGATCAACGGGGACTTGGCGCTTGCCGACCTGAAGAAGCCCACCCCGAACGGCCTGTACGGCTCGATCCTCCTGCAGGCCAAGCGCCACGGGTATGACACGAGCCACATGATGTTCAAGTGGATCACGGAGGGTACGGCGCCTCCGAAGATCACCTACACCGACGGCATTCTCATCACCCGCGAGAACTTCAAGCAAGTGCTCGCCGACCAAGGGCTTCCCGAGTGA
- the araG gene encoding L-arabinose ABC transporter ATP-binding protein AraG produces MNRALEFEGIRKTFPGVVALDDVSFGVGAGSVHALLGENGAGKSTLLKILSGAHRADEGRVLLDGKEKRFRNTQDAIAEGIAVIYQELQLVDDLSVAENLFLGHLPQRFGKVDRHRLFAESGRLLEWVGEALNPRTRLGALPIAQRQMVEIAKALSLDARVLAFDEPTSSLTSREVDRLFEVIRQLRDEGRVILYVSHRMEEIFKLCDAATVFRDGKHVQTWDSLQEVTRDELVRSMVGRDVAAFAEEGEARALGDVALRVADVTGPGVVAPADLAIRKGEIVGLFGLVGAGRTELLKLIYGAAKARSGRVSLHGVELGPHGPGKALATGLAWCPEDRKAEGIVPLASVQDNLNLGVRRRFSPLGFVIHPGREHRNALKGVERLGIRASGLRQAVGNLSGGNQQKTILGRVLGHDVEVLLLDEPTRGIDIGAKQEIYAIIRDLARNGAAVLFVSSDLPEVINLSDRVLVMREGALVGELPRGDATPERVLELALPAGGRAAS; encoded by the coding sequence GTGAATCGCGCGCTCGAGTTCGAGGGCATCCGGAAGACCTTCCCAGGTGTGGTTGCGCTCGACGACGTGAGCTTTGGCGTCGGAGCGGGGTCGGTCCACGCGCTGCTCGGAGAAAACGGGGCCGGTAAGAGCACGCTGCTGAAGATCCTCAGCGGCGCGCATCGGGCGGACGAGGGCCGGGTGCTCCTCGACGGCAAGGAGAAGCGATTCCGCAACACGCAGGACGCCATCGCCGAGGGCATCGCGGTGATCTATCAGGAGCTCCAACTCGTAGACGATCTTTCCGTCGCAGAGAACCTGTTTCTGGGCCACCTTCCCCAACGGTTCGGCAAAGTGGATCGCCACCGGCTGTTCGCCGAATCGGGGCGGCTTCTCGAGTGGGTCGGCGAGGCGTTGAACCCCCGCACGCGCCTCGGCGCACTGCCCATCGCGCAGCGGCAGATGGTGGAGATCGCGAAGGCCCTCTCGCTCGACGCGCGTGTTCTAGCCTTCGACGAACCCACGAGCTCCCTGACCAGCCGCGAGGTGGACCGCCTGTTCGAGGTGATCCGGCAGTTGCGCGACGAGGGCCGCGTGATCCTCTACGTGTCGCACCGGATGGAGGAGATCTTTAAGCTCTGCGACGCGGCGACCGTGTTTCGGGACGGCAAGCACGTCCAGACGTGGGACTCGCTCCAGGAGGTGACCCGCGACGAACTGGTGCGGAGCATGGTCGGGCGGGACGTGGCCGCCTTTGCTGAAGAGGGCGAGGCGCGTGCTCTTGGCGACGTGGCGCTGCGGGTTGCCGATGTGACAGGACCGGGGGTGGTGGCGCCCGCGGATCTCGCCATCCGCAAGGGCGAGATCGTCGGGCTCTTCGGGCTGGTCGGCGCGGGGAGAACCGAGCTGCTGAAGCTCATCTACGGCGCGGCGAAGGCGCGTTCTGGCCGCGTGTCGCTGCACGGTGTCGAACTGGGGCCGCACGGCCCGGGCAAGGCGCTCGCCACGGGTCTTGCGTGGTGCCCCGAGGATCGCAAGGCCGAAGGCATCGTGCCCCTCGCGAGCGTGCAAGACAACCTGAACCTCGGGGTGCGCCGACGCTTCTCGCCCCTCGGATTTGTGATCCACCCCGGGCGGGAGCATCGCAACGCGCTTAAGGGAGTGGAGCGTCTGGGCATTCGGGCTTCGGGCTTGCGGCAAGCGGTCGGCAATCTATCGGGAGGGAACCAGCAGAAGACGATTCTCGGGCGTGTGCTCGGGCACGACGTGGAGGTTCTGCTCCTCGACGAGCCCACGCGGGGCATCGACATTGGGGCGAAGCAGGAGATCTATGCGATCATTCGCGACCTGGCGCGCAACGGGGCCGCGGTGCTGTTCGTGTCCAGCGACTTGCCCGAGGTGATCAACTTGAGCGACCGCGTGCTGGTGATGCGCGAAGGCGCCTTGGTGGGCGAGTTGCCGCGCGGCGACGCGACTCCCGAGCGCGTGCTTGAACTGGCGCTGCCGGCGGGCGGACGCGCCGCGTCATGA
- the araH gene encoding L-arabinose ABC transporter permease AraH — translation MKRANWLATAWDSGGMVLLFLALFAYASFGVGNFFTPTNLVYALGLSVTTTGIVACGMLFCLAAGDFDLSVGSVAAFAGMLVAVLLDAMGGSLWAVPLCLAACACVGLFNGLIIAVFGINALITTLATMQIVRGLAYLLKDGNSLGISSEAFAGLGTGDFLGLPIPLWVLLGCLAVFGFTLHMTVFGRNALAIGGNREAARLAGVPTARTQMLIFTLQATLAGLAGVVSAAQQQLGDPKGMVGLELRVISACVLGGVSLTGGIGSIHHVIVGVLIMGTVQNIMDLKSVPTFYQYLVSGAILLAAVLLDRLKRRGVRA, via the coding sequence ATGAAGAGAGCGAACTGGCTGGCGACGGCTTGGGACAGCGGTGGGATGGTGCTCCTCTTCCTGGCGTTGTTCGCCTACGCGAGCTTCGGGGTGGGCAACTTCTTCACGCCGACCAACCTCGTGTACGCCCTTGGTCTCTCGGTGACCACCACGGGCATCGTCGCGTGCGGGATGCTGTTCTGCTTGGCCGCCGGGGATTTCGACCTGTCCGTGGGGTCCGTGGCGGCGTTTGCGGGGATGCTGGTCGCGGTGCTGCTCGACGCCATGGGAGGCAGTCTGTGGGCGGTTCCGCTGTGCTTGGCAGCCTGTGCGTGCGTCGGGCTGTTCAACGGGCTGATCATCGCTGTGTTCGGGATCAACGCGCTGATCACGACGCTGGCGACGATGCAGATCGTGCGCGGACTGGCCTATCTGTTGAAGGACGGCAACTCGCTCGGCATTTCGAGCGAGGCCTTCGCGGGGCTCGGTACGGGGGATTTTCTGGGATTGCCCATTCCGCTGTGGGTCCTCCTCGGCTGTCTGGCGGTGTTCGGATTCACGCTCCACATGACGGTCTTCGGTCGCAACGCGCTGGCGATCGGCGGCAACCGCGAGGCGGCGCGCCTCGCCGGGGTGCCCACGGCGCGCACGCAGATGCTGATCTTCACCTTGCAGGCGACCCTCGCGGGTTTGGCCGGTGTGGTGAGCGCCGCGCAGCAGCAGTTGGGCGATCCCAAGGGGATGGTGGGGCTCGAACTGCGGGTCATCAGCGCATGTGTTTTGGGCGGAGTTTCGCTCACCGGTGGCATCGGCTCGATCCACCACGTGATCGTGGGCGTGCTGATCATGGGCACGGTCCAGAACATCATGGATTTGAAGAGCGTGCCGACGTTCTACCAGTACCTGGTCAGCGGCGCCATCCTCCTGGCGGCGGTGCTGCTCGATCGATTGAAGAGGCGGGGCGTGAGGGCGTGA
- a CDS encoding DUF3237 domain-containing protein gives MNGEKIYEYDVDVTGVTDFGLTMEAVLSGQAAVPPQGLRFDVAFDGTANGRLAGRVSGIDHVRMRADGRIDLDIRGVIVTEDGHRIALAADGVAVPRADAPIADLFENVSLTTAAEGYAWVNSRQIWGVGTVNFAEGKVHIDGYMQ, from the coding sequence ATGAATGGCGAGAAGATCTACGAATACGACGTCGACGTCACGGGTGTGACGGACTTTGGCTTGACGATGGAGGCCGTTCTTTCCGGCCAAGCCGCGGTTCCACCGCAGGGATTGCGGTTCGACGTCGCCTTCGACGGAACGGCGAACGGTCGCCTTGCGGGACGCGTGAGCGGGATCGACCACGTCCGGATGCGCGCCGACGGCCGCATCGACTTGGACATCCGCGGAGTGATCGTGACCGAGGACGGGCATCGCATCGCGCTGGCCGCGGACGGCGTCGCGGTGCCTCGCGCCGACGCGCCGATCGCGGACCTGTTCGAGAATGTCAGCCTCACCACCGCCGCCGAGGGGTATGCCTGGGTGAACTCGAGGCAGATATGGGGCGTCGGGACCGTCAACTTCGCCGAGGGCAAGGTCCATATCGACGGCTACATGCAGTGA
- a CDS encoding NPCBM/NEW2 domain-containing protein has translation MNLICLALLGSIQTSTVFVSDLDLSHIRQGWGSPVQNRSVTNQPLSIAGRTFDKGLGTHAISTFKIRLDGKATRFHAFCGVDDDAGSANASVVFHVLGDGKELWKSPRLSWKQPPVEASVPLRGVKILSLVVDDAGDGIDFDHGDWAEATIEYTGAKPAALVPPIEKAVILTPPPPASPRINGPTVTGARPLHPFLYLVPATGVRPMRFSATGLPDSLTLDPSSGRITGAIAKRGTYTVALRATNRKGTATRNLKIVCGDAIALTPQMGWNSWYVWMGGVSDAIMREAADAMVANGMAQHGWQFVCIDDCWARVPGSKDPVVGGPTRDAQGRILPNAKFPDMKALTTFIHGKGLKAGIYTSPGPTTCAGYEGAFGHEAVDAKTFADWGFDLLKYDWCSYKAEVPGVEGFKKPYQVMGDLLKAQSRDMVLNLCQYGMADVWKWGKEVGGHSWRTAGDLGIGFTLFQDSFDLYARQHLDRYAGPGAFNDPDYLLLGQIAGSGGKRKTPFTPNEQYTQMSMWCLLAAPLILSGDITTLDPFTLSLLTNDEVIAVDQDALVKAAHRIAKVGETEVWAKPLEDGGLAVGLFNLGEEEGPVRVAWKDLGISGGKRVRDLWRQKELGTFAVSFEAKVPRHGVVLVKVR, from the coding sequence GTGAATCTGATCTGCCTGGCACTGCTCGGTTCGATCCAAACCTCGACCGTGTTCGTCTCCGATCTCGACCTTTCGCACATCCGCCAAGGCTGGGGGTCGCCGGTGCAGAACCGGTCGGTGACCAACCAGCCGCTCTCGATCGCGGGGCGGACCTTCGACAAGGGCTTGGGAACGCATGCGATCAGCACCTTCAAGATCCGGCTCGATGGCAAGGCGACGCGATTCCATGCGTTCTGCGGGGTGGACGACGACGCGGGCTCGGCCAACGCCAGCGTCGTCTTCCACGTACTCGGGGACGGGAAAGAGCTCTGGAAGAGTCCGAGGCTCTCGTGGAAGCAGCCGCCCGTCGAGGCAAGCGTCCCCCTCCGCGGCGTCAAGATCCTGAGTCTTGTGGTGGACGACGCCGGCGACGGCATCGACTTCGACCACGGCGACTGGGCCGAGGCCACCATCGAGTACACGGGCGCCAAACCCGCGGCGCTCGTTCCGCCCATCGAGAAGGCCGTGATCCTCACCCCACCGCCTCCAGCCAGCCCGAGGATCAACGGCCCGACGGTCACGGGTGCCCGACCGCTACACCCCTTCCTCTACCTGGTGCCGGCCACCGGCGTGCGGCCGATGCGGTTCTCGGCGACCGGCCTGCCCGACAGCCTCACGCTCGATCCGAGCAGCGGCCGCATCACGGGCGCGATCGCCAAGCGAGGCACCTACACGGTGGCGCTGCGGGCCACCAACCGCAAGGGCACGGCGACCCGGAACCTCAAGATCGTGTGCGGCGACGCCATCGCGCTGACTCCGCAGATGGGCTGGAACAGTTGGTACGTGTGGATGGGCGGCGTGAGCGACGCCATCATGCGCGAGGCGGCCGACGCGATGGTCGCGAACGGCATGGCCCAACACGGCTGGCAGTTCGTGTGCATCGACGATTGCTGGGCCCGCGTCCCGGGCAGCAAGGACCCGGTGGTGGGCGGCCCCACGCGCGACGCCCAAGGACGCATCCTTCCGAACGCCAAGTTCCCCGACATGAAGGCGCTGACGACGTTCATTCACGGCAAGGGACTGAAGGCGGGCATCTACACGTCGCCCGGACCCACCACGTGCGCGGGGTACGAGGGGGCGTTCGGCCACGAGGCTGTGGACGCCAAGACGTTTGCGGATTGGGGCTTCGATCTCCTCAAGTACGACTGGTGCAGCTACAAGGCCGAGGTGCCGGGCGTGGAGGGATTCAAGAAGCCGTACCAGGTCATGGGCGATCTGCTGAAGGCGCAAAGCAGGGACATGGTGCTGAACCTGTGCCAATACGGGATGGCCGACGTTTGGAAGTGGGGCAAAGAGGTGGGTGGCCACAGCTGGCGCACCGCGGGCGACCTCGGAATCGGGTTCACCTTGTTCCAGGACAGCTTCGATCTCTATGCGCGCCAACACCTCGACCGCTACGCCGGGCCGGGCGCGTTCAACGACCCCGACTACCTCCTGCTGGGCCAAATCGCCGGATCGGGCGGCAAACGCAAGACGCCGTTCACCCCCAACGAGCAGTACACGCAGATGTCGATGTGGTGCCTTCTGGCCGCACCCCTGATCCTCAGCGGCGACATCACGACCCTCGACCCCTTCACCCTCAGCCTTCTCACCAACGACGAGGTGATCGCCGTCGATCAGGACGCCCTGGTGAAGGCCGCCCACCGGATCGCCAAGGTAGGCGAGACCGAGGTGTGGGCCAAACCACTCGAGGATGGGGGTCTGGCGGTCGGGCTCTTCAACCTTGGCGAGGAGGAAGGGCCGGTGCGCGTGGCGTGGAAGGATCTCGGGATCAGCGGAGGGAAGCGGGTGCGCGACCTGTGGCGCCAGAAGGAGCTCGGCACGTTCGCCGTGAGTTTTGAGGCGAAGGTGCCGAGGCATGGCGTCGTGCTGGTGAAGGTGAGATAG